One window of Elaeis guineensis isolate ETL-2024a chromosome 11, EG11, whole genome shotgun sequence genomic DNA carries:
- the LOC140852337 gene encoding protein DMR6-LIKE OXYGENASE 2-like: MSSPMATDSTKFLLSDLVSSHIKYVPSKYIRPESDRPDQFNVEKSNAAIPVIDLQGLAGANRPQVVEEIGLACQNDGFFQVKNHGIPMDVIEGMLHVAKEFFHLPESERLKSYSDDPKKTTRLSTSFNVKTEKVSNWRDYLRLHCYPLENFADEWPSNPVYFRQVVGEYCKNVRELALKLLEAISESLGLERDYMVKALGKQAQHMAINYYPPCPQPELTYGLPGHKDPNAITILLQDGVSGLQVLRNGKWVAVDPVPATLVINIGDMIQILSNDRFKSVLHRVVVNNTSERISVPTFYCPSPNALIKRAEAVVDEEHPSIYRSFTYAEYYEKFWNQGLQSASCLDMFKLT, encoded by the exons ATGTCCTCTCCCATGGCCACTGATTCTACCAAATTTCTCTTAAGCGATCTTGTTTCTTCCCATATTAAATACGTCCCCTCCAAATACATCAGGCCAGAGTCTGACCGTCCGGACCAGTTCAATGTGGAGAAATCGAATGCGGCGATTCCTGTTATAGACCTTCAAGGCCTCGCTGGCGCTAATCGCCCCCAAGTAGTTGAAGAAATTGGTTTAGCGTGTCAGAATGACGGATTCTTCCAG GTTAAGAATCATGGCATCCCTATGGATGTCATTGAAGGCATGCTGCATGTTGCGAAGGAATTCTTTCATTTGCCGGAGTCTGAAAGGTTGAAGAGCTACTCAGACGATCCTAAAAAAACGACCAGGCTCTCGACCAGCTTCAATGTGAAAACCGAGAAAGTTAGCAACTGGAGAGATTACTTAAGGCTCCATTGCTATCCTCTCGAGAATTTTGCAGACGAGTGGCCCTCCAACCCTGTATATTTTAG GCAAGTTGTTGGCGAGTACTGCAAGAACGTGAGAGAGCTGGCCTTGAAACTGTTAGAGGCCATCTCCGAGAGCTTGGGGCTCGAGCGTGACTACATGGTGAAGGCACTGGGCAAGCAAGCACAGCACATGGCTATAAACTACTATCCACCGTGCCCCCAGCCGGAGCTGACCTACGGCCTGCCGGGCCACAAAGACCCCAACGCCATCACCATTCTCCTCCAAGATGGAGTCTCTGGCTTGCAAGTCCTTAGGAACGGGAAGTGGGTGGCTGTCGACCCTGTCCCAGCTACCTTGGTCATCAACATCGGTGACATGATACAG ATTCTCAGTAATGATCGTTTTAAAAGTGTGCTTCATCGTGTGGTTGTGAATAACACAAGCGAGAGGATCTCTGTCCCCACTTTCTATTGCCCATCTCCAAATGCTTTAATTAAACGAGCAGAAGCGGTAGTTGACGAGGAGCATCCATCCATCTATCGAAGCTTCACCTATGCAGAGTACTACGAGAAATTTTGGAATCAAGGACTCCAATCCGCGAGCTGCCTCGATATGTTCAAACTCACCTGA